In a single window of the candidate division WOR-3 bacterium genome:
- the rocD gene encoding ornithine--oxo-acid transaminase, with protein sequence MNYSSKELIKMDDLYGAHNYKPLDVVLCKGEGVWVWDLEGNKYMDMLSSYSALNHGHRNPIIIKKMKEQLDKLTLTSRAFRNDQLPLFLKKVCEITGMEMALPMNTGAEGVETALKAARKWGYKVKKVPKDKAEIITAKNNFHGRTITIISFSTEEQYKDGFGPLTPGFKVVPYGDAEAIKEKINKNTVAVLLEPIQGEGGVVVPPSGYLKKVKEICKENNVLFILDEIQTGLGRTGKLFAWEWDDAKPDGIVLGKALGGGVYPISIFASSREVLGVFNPGDHGSTFGGNPLAAAVGIAAIDYIIEEDLPKRALSLGEYFMEKLRSLKNPVIKEVRGKGLLIGVELKEPARAYAEKLKEKGLLCKETHEFVIRFAPPLIITKEEIDWAFERVKEVL encoded by the coding sequence ATGAATTATTCAAGTAAAGAATTAATAAAAATGGATGATCTTTATGGAGCTCATAATTACAAACCTCTTGATGTGGTGTTATGTAAGGGTGAAGGAGTTTGGGTGTGGGATCTTGAAGGTAACAAGTATATGGATATGCTTTCATCCTATTCTGCTTTAAATCATGGGCATAGAAATCCTATAATAATAAAGAAGATGAAAGAGCAATTAGATAAACTAACTTTGACTTCCCGCGCTTTTAGGAATGACCAATTGCCCCTATTTCTGAAAAAGGTTTGTGAGATAACAGGTATGGAAATGGCTCTTCCTATGAATACAGGAGCGGAAGGGGTGGAGACAGCTCTTAAAGCTGCCCGAAAATGGGGATATAAAGTGAAGAAGGTTCCAAAAGATAAAGCAGAAATTATAACTGCTAAAAATAATTTTCACGGTAGAACTATCACCATAATTTCTTTTTCTACAGAAGAGCAATATAAAGATGGCTTTGGTCCCTTAACTCCTGGTTTTAAAGTGGTTCCTTATGGGGACGCAGAAGCAATAAAAGAAAAAATAAATAAAAATACTGTTGCTGTTTTACTGGAACCAATTCAAGGCGAAGGAGGAGTTGTTGTTCCTCCCTCTGGATACTTAAAAAAAGTGAAGGAAATTTGCAAAGAGAATAATGTTCTTTTTATCCTTGATGAAATTCAAACGGGGTTAGGAAGAACAGGAAAGTTGTTTGCCTGGGAGTGGGATGATGCAAAACCAGACGGAATAGTTCTCGGAAAAGCCTTAGGAGGTGGAGTTTATCCAATTTCTATTTTTGCTTCCTCAAGAGAGGTTCTTGGTGTTTTTAATCCTGGAGATCATGGTTCAACCTTTGGAGGAAATCCTTTAGCTGCTGCTGTTGGAATTGCAGCTATTGATTATATTATAGAAGAAGATCTACCAAAAAGAGCTCTTTCTCTTGGGGAGTATTTTATGGAGAAACTCCGTTCTTTAAAAAATCCTGTGATTAAAGAAGTTAGAGGTAAAGGACTTTTGATAGGAGTTGAGTTGAAAGAACCTGCTCGAGCTTATGCGGAAAAATTAAAGGAGAAAGGGCTTTTGTGTAAAGAAACGCATGAGTTCGTTATCAGATTTGCTCCACCTCTTATTATTACAAAAGAAGAAATAGATTGGGCTTTTGAAAGAGTAAAGGAAGTCCTCTAA
- a CDS encoding DUF4321 domain-containing protein gives MRKLKEKLGLTILILIIGLIFGSFLGELLGKILPDSAVKKVMTSPLEVGFHPFTLDLHIFTVIIGFMLKVNLFGFIGILVLGYLLKWIY, from the coding sequence TTGCGCAAATTAAAAGAAAAATTAGGACTCACAATATTAATTTTAATCATTGGTTTAATATTTGGAAGTTTTTTAGGAGAACTTTTAGGAAAAATTCTTCCAGATAGTGCTGTAAAGAAAGTTATGACTTCTCCTTTAGAAGTGGGTTTTCATCCTTTCACTCTTGACTTACATATTTTTACAGTTATTATAGGCTTTATGTTAAAAGTAAATTTATTTGGTTTTATAGGGATTCTTGTATTAGGTTACCTCTTAAAATGGATTTATTAA
- a CDS encoding Gx transporter family protein codes for MMQSLNRIGYITVFSAASISIFVIESFFPTPLPGIRIGFANIFILLALIFFGLKESLLIGILKSLIGSLVLAKLFSPTFLFSMSGTLISTLAMWTILKSKLPISLIGISIIGAEVHIITQLLIATSFFLPQVSFFYLSPIYILVSLITGSITGIFSFQVYTKLKRRIKICAN; via the coding sequence ATGATGCAATCACTGAATAGAATAGGATATATAACAGTATTTTCAGCTGCTTCTATCTCTATATTTGTGATAGAAAGTTTTTTCCCAACCCCTTTACCTGGAATCCGCATTGGTTTTGCAAATATATTTATTCTTCTTGCCTTAATTTTCTTTGGTCTAAAAGAGTCTCTTCTAATAGGTATATTAAAATCCCTAATAGGAAGTTTAGTATTAGCGAAGCTCTTTTCTCCTACATTCTTATTTTCTATGAGTGGAACTTTAATAAGCACACTCGCTATGTGGACGATTTTAAAGAGCAAACTTCCTATCAGCCTTATTGGAATAAGTATAATAGGAGCTGAAGTGCATATAATTACTCAACTTTTGATTGCTACGAGTTTTTTCCTACCTCAGGTTTCTTTCTTTTACCTCTCCCCCATCTATATCTTGGTTTCTTTAATCACTGGTTCTATCACGGGTATTTTTAGCTTTCAAGTTTATACAAAATTAAAAAGGAGGATTAAAATTTGCGCAAATTAA
- a CDS encoding rhomboid family intramembrane serine protease — protein MRLKHTQNGLKNIILLNLIVFTVQFFMEMLFPSMASPFIRLFALIPRDFMKGHIWQGITYMFLHGGIFHLLINMYILWMFGKELEYLWGTREFCKYYFICGIGAALIYSLFNSKSVIPVIGASGAVFGILIAFGVTFPRTKLIIFPFLIPLDAKYAVWIFGILEFVYLFERKGNIAHLAHLGGLVVGYLYLRWKRRKLY, from the coding sequence ATGAGATTAAAACACACCCAAAATGGGCTTAAGAATATTATACTTCTAAATCTTATAGTTTTCACAGTCCAATTTTTTATGGAGATGCTTTTTCCTTCGATGGCTTCTCCTTTTATAAGACTTTTTGCTTTAATACCAAGAGATTTCATGAAAGGTCATATTTGGCAGGGAATAACATATATGTTTTTGCATGGAGGAATCTTCCATCTTTTAATAAATATGTATATCTTATGGATGTTTGGTAAGGAGCTTGAATATTTATGGGGAACAAGAGAATTCTGTAAATATTACTTTATCTGTGGGATTGGCGCTGCTTTAATATATTCCTTATTTAATTCAAAATCTGTTATTCCGGTAATAGGAGCCTCGGGAGCGGTTTTCGGGATCTTAATTGCTTTTGGAGTTACCTTTCCGAGAACAAAATTGATAATATTTCCTTTTCTCATTCCCTTGGATGCAAAATACGCGGTTTGGATATTTGGAATACTTGAATTTGTTTATTTGTTTGAGAGAAAAGGAAACATAGCTCATCTTGCACATTTAGGAGGACTTGTAGTAGGTTACTTATACCTTAGATGGAAAAGAAGAAAACTTTATTAA
- a CDS encoding metallopeptidase family protein yields the protein MEFEIFEQVVKEILKTIPEKYLRILKEEAIEIICREKVPDVLQENYPCKIIFGIFAGTSKKDKNSFGIHFQPTRIEIYKESFEKVFGKEINPLMKDQILKTLIHEMAHHFGFNEEKIREIGY from the coding sequence ATGGAGTTTGAAATTTTTGAACAGGTTGTGAAGGAAATTTTAAAAACTATTCCTGAAAAATACCTAAGAATCCTTAAAGAAGAAGCAATAGAAATCATTTGTAGAGAAAAGGTTCCAGATGTATTACAAGAAAACTATCCTTGTAAAATCATTTTTGGTATATTTGCTGGTACCTCAAAGAAAGATAAAAATAGCTTTGGAATTCATTTCCAACCAACGAGGATAGAAATTTATAAAGAAAGTTTTGAGAAGGTCTTTGGAAAAGAGATAAATCCTCTAATGAAGGATCAAATTCTTAAGACATTAATTCATGAAATGGCTCATCATTTCGGTTTTAATGAAGAAAAAATAAGAGAAATTGGATATTAA
- the amrS gene encoding AmmeMemoRadiSam system radical SAM enzyme, whose translation MNKREAEYYEVLENSKVKCKLCPHECIILPGKEGLCWARKNENGILYAQNYGLTTSIAVDPIEKKPLFHFRPGTGILSLSPNGCNMRCPYCQNYTISAQRTSTREITPQELIALAREYHVSSIAFTYSEPIIWFEFIKDTAEYAQKEGIDLVMVTNGQILEEPLNDLLKIIKAMNIDLKSMSSEYYKGVLKGSLSTVKKTIERSSELIHIEVTNLLVPGDNDEETEELAEYLSSIKKTIPLHISRYFPNYLYKKPPTPLSTLKKAYEIAKKYLYYVYIGNAQIKGTEDTYCPKCSGTLVKRVGYYTEIVGITEGKCSNCGRKVDFIL comes from the coding sequence ATGAATAAAAGAGAAGCGGAATATTATGAAGTGTTAGAAAATTCAAAAGTAAAATGTAAACTTTGTCCCCATGAATGTATAATACTTCCTGGAAAAGAGGGCCTTTGTTGGGCAAGAAAAAACGAAAACGGAATTTTATATGCTCAAAATTATGGTTTGACAACTTCTATTGCTGTAGATCCAATTGAGAAAAAGCCTCTTTTTCACTTTCGTCCGGGAACAGGAATTTTATCTCTTTCTCCTAACGGGTGTAATATGAGGTGTCCTTACTGCCAGAATTATACAATATCTGCTCAAAGGACCTCTACAAGAGAAATTACCCCTCAAGAACTTATTGCTCTTGCAAGGGAATATCATGTTTCTTCCATAGCTTTTACTTATAGTGAACCGATCATCTGGTTCGAATTTATAAAAGACACTGCAGAATACGCCCAAAAAGAAGGAATAGACCTTGTAATGGTCACTAATGGGCAGATCTTAGAAGAACCTCTTAATGATTTGCTCAAGATAATAAAAGCTATGAATATTGATCTTAAATCTATGAGTTCTGAGTATTACAAAGGAGTTCTTAAAGGTAGCCTTTCTACTGTAAAAAAGACTATTGAGAGATCATCTGAACTTATCCATATAGAAGTTACAAATCTATTAGTTCCGGGAGATAATGATGAAGAAACTGAAGAATTAGCTGAATATTTATCTTCTATTAAGAAAACAATTCCATTACACATCTCGAGGTATTTTCCAAATTATTTATATAAAAAACCACCCACACCTCTTAGCACTCTAAAAAAAGCTTACGAGATTGCAAAAAAATATCTTTATTATGTTTACATTGGAAATGCTCAAATAAAAGGTACTGAAGACACTTATTGCCCTAAGTGTTCAGGTACTCTTGTAAAAAGAGTTGGATATTATACTGAAATTGTTGGGATTACAGAGGGGAAGTGTTCTAATTGTGGCAGGAAAGTAGATTTCATCCTTTAA
- the ilvC gene encoding ketol-acid reductoisomerase, giving the protein MMAEIFYDKDVNFEILKEKTIGIVGYGSQGHAQAQNLRDSGLKVIVAELEGTPNYKLAKEHGFDPINAKELSKEADIISMLVPDEIQAQVYKDSIEPNLKEGKALLFSHGFNIRFKQILPPLYVDVIMVAPKGPGHLVRSEYVRGGGVPNLVAVENDASGNAFDLALAYSKGIGGTRAGAIKTTFAEETETDLFGEQVVLCGGVSALVKKAFEVLIEEGYQPEVAYFECMHELKLIVDLFYQGGLSYMRYSVSNTAEYGDFTRGERIITEETKKEMKRILREIKDGSFAKEWIEEARKGKPNLKKFEERDKNHPIEVVGRKLRRMMDWIDSKEV; this is encoded by the coding sequence ATAATGGCTGAAATTTTCTATGATAAGGATGTAAACTTTGAAATCTTAAAAGAAAAAACAATTGGAATTGTAGGTTACGGAAGTCAAGGTCATGCACAAGCTCAAAACCTTCGAGATTCAGGCTTAAAGGTTATTGTTGCAGAGCTTGAAGGAACACCTAATTATAAACTAGCAAAAGAACACGGTTTTGATCCAATAAATGCAAAAGAACTTTCTAAAGAAGCAGATATAATTTCAATGTTAGTTCCAGATGAGATTCAGGCTCAAGTTTATAAAGATTCAATTGAACCCAATTTGAAAGAAGGAAAAGCCTTGCTTTTCTCTCACGGATTTAATATAAGATTCAAACAAATATTGCCACCCCTTTATGTTGACGTGATAATGGTAGCTCCAAAAGGTCCAGGCCATCTTGTGAGGAGTGAATATGTAAGAGGTGGGGGAGTCCCTAATCTTGTAGCTGTGGAAAATGATGCGAGTGGCAATGCTTTTGACTTAGCTCTTGCTTATTCGAAAGGAATTGGAGGAACAAGGGCAGGGGCTATAAAGACTACATTCGCCGAAGAAACAGAAACAGATTTATTCGGAGAACAAGTAGTTCTTTGTGGAGGAGTATCTGCTTTGGTGAAGAAAGCTTTTGAAGTTTTAATTGAAGAAGGTTATCAACCAGAAGTTGCATATTTTGAATGTATGCATGAGTTAAAGCTAATTGTGGATCTTTTCTATCAGGGTGGTCTGAGTTATATGAGATATTCTGTGAGTAATACTGCAGAATATGGAGATTTCACAAGAGGAGAAAGAATTATTACAGAAGAAACAAAAAAGGAGATGAAAAGGATCCTTAGGGAAATAAAGGATGGATCATTTGCAAAGGAATGGATTGAGGAAGCGAGAAAGGGGAAACCAAATTTAAAAAAGTTTGAAGAAAGAGATAAAAATCATCCTATTGAGGTTGTTGGTAGAAAGCTTCGTAGGATGATGGACTGGATAGATAGTAAAGAGGTGTAA
- a CDS encoding NusG domain II-containing protein, with translation MWQESRFHPLKIGDLFVIIFFLLFIFFIPRSKGEKVIISVDNRDNFVYPLTQDRELIIKGKIGYAKVIIKDGKARILDAPCPLKICEKKGWISKKGESIICIPNRVVIKITGKEYDAITE, from the coding sequence TTGTGGCAGGAAAGTAGATTTCATCCTTTAAAAATAGGCGACTTATTTGTTATAATATTTTTTCTGTTGTTTATTTTCTTTATTCCAAGAAGTAAAGGGGAAAAAGTAATAATAAGTGTTGACAACAGAGATAATTTTGTTTATCCTTTAACTCAAGATAGAGAACTTATTATAAAAGGGAAAATTGGCTATGCAAAAGTTATAATAAAAGATGGAAAAGCGAGAATTTTGGATGCACCTTGTCCTTTAAAGATCTGTGAAAAGAAAGGATGGATTTCGAAGAAAGGAGAGAGTATAATTTGCATTCCTAATAGAGTCGTAATAAAAATAACTGGAAAGGAATATGATGCAATCACTGAATAG
- the cimA gene encoding citramalate synthase: MGEKLIKIYDATLREGAQAEGVSFSVTDKLKITKLLDELGIDYVEGGWPGSNPKDEEYFKEVKKLKLDKVRIVAFGSTCHKNTKPEEDEKINALLKSETPVITIFGKSWPLHVKDALRTTLDENLRMIRESIRYLKSKNKEVIYDAEHFFDGYKADSKYALKTLEAALEGGTDALVLCDTNGGCLPDEIKEITKEVKTKFPDVIIGIHAHNDSGTAMGNTLAAVSAGAELVQGTINGYGERCGNVDLSALIPNLQLKMGFNVLPLVKLAQLTRVANAVAYIANQPPPHRSPYIGRSAFAHKAGVHVSAMRRNPLSYQHINPKLVGNESRILISELAGKSNLMSKIEKMKIFDKIDNINEVLKRILKKIKELEHEGFSFEGAEASVELLLLRSLKDYAPPFKMLDFMVVVEHREKRGIFAEATVKVLVGDQVLHVASEGNGPVDALYLALSKALRQVHPYIEKFHLVDYKVHIINSEKGTGAITRVMIDMQLNNKYWTTVGASTNIIEASWIALSDAMEYGINLKKGLSG, translated from the coding sequence ATGGGTGAAAAATTAATAAAAATATACGATGCTACTCTTCGTGAAGGAGCACAAGCAGAAGGCGTTTCTTTTTCTGTTACTGATAAGCTAAAAATAACAAAGCTGTTAGATGAACTTGGTATAGATTATGTTGAAGGAGGTTGGCCTGGATCTAATCCAAAAGATGAAGAATATTTCAAAGAAGTTAAGAAATTAAAACTGGATAAAGTTCGCATTGTAGCATTTGGAAGCACTTGTCACAAAAACACAAAACCTGAGGAAGATGAAAAAATTAATGCTTTACTTAAATCTGAAACTCCTGTGATTACAATATTTGGAAAAAGTTGGCCTCTCCATGTGAAAGACGCTTTAAGAACAACCTTAGATGAAAATCTAAGGATGATAAGAGAAAGTATTCGATATCTAAAATCAAAGAATAAAGAGGTTATCTACGACGCTGAACATTTTTTTGATGGGTATAAAGCGGATAGTAAATATGCTTTAAAAACCCTTGAAGCTGCTCTTGAAGGAGGAACGGATGCTTTAGTGTTATGCGATACTAACGGAGGCTGTCTCCCTGATGAAATTAAAGAAATCACAAAGGAAGTAAAGACTAAATTTCCAGACGTAATAATAGGGATTCATGCTCATAACGATTCAGGAACTGCTATGGGAAATACTCTTGCTGCTGTTTCAGCAGGAGCAGAGCTTGTTCAAGGAACTATAAATGGATACGGAGAAAGATGTGGAAATGTGGATCTTAGTGCTTTAATCCCTAATCTTCAACTAAAAATGGGATTTAATGTTTTGCCTCTAGTAAAGTTAGCTCAACTCACCCGAGTCGCAAATGCTGTAGCTTATATAGCTAACCAACCTCCACCTCACCGATCTCCTTATATCGGAAGAAGCGCTTTTGCTCATAAAGCAGGGGTCCATGTATCGGCTATGCGGCGAAATCCCCTTTCTTATCAACATATTAATCCAAAACTTGTAGGGAACGAATCAAGAATTTTGATTTCAGAGTTAGCAGGAAAATCTAATCTGATGAGTAAAATTGAAAAGATGAAGATTTTTGATAAAATTGATAATATAAACGAGGTTCTAAAAAGAATACTTAAAAAAATAAAAGAATTAGAACATGAAGGATTTAGTTTTGAAGGAGCTGAAGCTTCAGTAGAGTTACTATTACTTCGTTCGCTTAAAGATTATGCTCCACCTTTTAAAATGTTAGACTTTATGGTAGTGGTTGAACATAGAGAAAAGAGAGGTATTTTTGCAGAGGCAACAGTAAAAGTTCTTGTAGGCGATCAAGTTCTACACGTTGCTTCTGAAGGGAATGGTCCTGTTGACGCTTTGTACCTCGCTTTAAGTAAAGCTTTAAGACAAGTCCATCCTTATATAGAAAAATTTCACCTTGTTGACTATAAAGTTCATATTATAAATAGTGAAAAAGGAACTGGAGCAATTACAAGAGTAATGATTGATATGCAGCTTAACAATAAATACTGGACTACAGTGGGTGCCTCTACAAACATAATTGAAGCAAGTTGGATTGCTCTTTCTGATGCAATGGAATATGGAATAAATTTAAAAAAAGGATTAAGTGGTTAA
- a CDS encoding FAD:protein FMN transferase, with amino-acid sequence MRERKFLFIFLCFSFLFPLLFILFFITLKEFTFEGFYFDTYVSGKIYVKNPIIAKNFIKDIKREFERINSLEIMGIKNGVVDTTIVTILKEALFVSKNTNGYFDPSVDPILKKWNYFKEPRIPYKEEIKALLSFVDYKKIKFKKDTLFMPEEFSINIGGAAKGYALNRAKSLFNKYGISSGLVNAGGDILVVGKKRGKKDWRIGIRHPRDYNGIIGVLKVSDCFVFTSGDYERYFMKEGKRYHHIVNPYSGYPSLGIIGATVIAKEGIKGDCIATALMAMEIEKAIEFVKKNKIEAILVDTAMNIHKFIDIKKYE; translated from the coding sequence ATGAGAGAAAGAAAATTTCTTTTTATTTTTCTATGTTTTTCTTTCCTTTTCCCTTTGCTTTTTATTTTATTCTTTATAACACTGAAGGAATTTACATTTGAAGGTTTCTATTTCGATACTTATGTAAGTGGCAAAATTTATGTAAAAAATCCAATAATTGCGAAGAATTTTATAAAAGATATAAAAAGAGAATTCGAGAGAATAAACTCTCTTGAAATAATGGGAATAAAAAATGGTGTTGTAGATACAACCATCGTTACCATATTGAAAGAAGCTCTCTTTGTTTCTAAGAATACAAATGGATATTTTGATCCTTCAGTAGATCCAATACTAAAAAAATGGAATTATTTTAAAGAGCCTAGAATTCCCTATAAGGAAGAGATAAAAGCACTTCTTTCTTTTGTAGACTATAAAAAAATAAAATTTAAAAAAGACACTCTTTTTATGCCTGAGGAGTTTAGTATAAATATTGGAGGAGCAGCAAAAGGCTATGCTCTAAATAGAGCCAAAAGCCTATTTAATAAGTATGGCATCTCTTCTGGATTAGTAAATGCGGGAGGAGACATCTTAGTGGTGGGGAAAAAGAGAGGAAAAAAAGATTGGAGAATTGGAATTAGGCACCCGAGAGATTATAATGGAATAATAGGGGTTTTAAAAGTTAGCGATTGTTTTGTATTTACTTCCGGAGACTATGAAAGATATTTTATGAAAGAAGGGAAGAGATATCATCATATAGTGAATCCCTATAGCGGATATCCTTCATTAGGAATAATAGGAGCCACAGTTATTGCAAAGGAAGGTATTAAAGGAGATTGTATTGCCACTGCTTTAATGGCTATGGAAATAGAGAAAGCTATAGAATTTGTGAAGAAGAACAAAATAGAAGCCATACTTGTTGACACAGCTATGAATATTCATAAATTTATAGATATAAAAAAATATGAATAA
- the ilvN gene encoding acetolactate synthase small subunit has protein sequence MKRIISVLVENKFGVLARVSEIFSSRGFNIESLSVGETLDSKLSRITIVVEGDNVVFEEIKKQLNKLINVIKVRDFTGVDHVEREMVLIKVNLSRKTRAELMEIVNIFRAKIVDVGKDAMTVEITGRDNKIQAFIELVKPFGIVEIVRTGKIAISRNKKKEENNG, from the coding sequence ATGAAAAGAATCATTTCTGTTTTGGTTGAGAATAAATTTGGTGTTCTTGCGAGAGTTTCAGAGATATTCAGTAGCAGAGGCTTCAACATTGAAAGTCTTTCTGTAGGAGAAACCTTAGATTCAAAACTATCTAGGATAACTATCGTTGTTGAAGGAGATAATGTAGTTTTTGAAGAAATAAAGAAGCAATTAAATAAACTGATTAACGTTATAAAAGTTAGAGATTTTACTGGTGTAGACCATGTAGAAAGAGAAATGGTATTAATTAAGGTGAATCTTTCAAGGAAAACAAGAGCTGAGCTTATGGAGATAGTAAATATCTTTAGGGCAAAAATTGTAGATGTTGGAAAAGATGCTATGACTGTAGAAATCACAGGTAGAGATAATAAGATTCAAGCTTTCATTGAATTAGTTAAACCATTTGGTATTGTTGAAATTGTGAGGACTGGAAAAATAGCAATTTCAAGAAATAAAAAAAAGGAGGAAAATAATGGCTGA
- the ilvB gene encoding biosynthetic-type acetolactate synthase large subunit: protein MNKEKMIDKKKLSGAEILIKALKGKDIKVIFGYPGGAVIDIFNLLYDTDIDFYLTRHEQGAVHAADGYARASGKPGVCIATSGPGATNLVTGIATAYMDSIPIVAITGQVPTSLIGNDAFQEVDTTGITRAITKHNYLVKDIDEFAQIIEEAFYIATTGRPGPVLIDIPKDIQQGKTSKIESGPINIPGYKPTLVGNMKQIKKAAEFIEKAKKPVIYAGGGIITSGASELLIKFAEKINTPVTTTLLGLGGFPGTHELFLGMLGMHGTQYANYAIMESDLIIAIGARFDDRVTGKISEFAPHAKIIHIDIDPASVGKNVRVDIPIVGDAKLVLKDLLKVVKPKKNEDWLKVVNAWKEKYPLRYEKKPNVVSPQYVVECIRDITKGNAIIATEVGQNQMWVAQYYKFDKPRTLLTSGGLGTMGYGFPAAIGAKIARPELPVFDIAGDGSIQMNIQELATAVTKNIGVKIVILNNGYLGMVRQWQELFYNKRYAATCLKTGALNPNKCKKVEMPLEYSPDFVKLAEAYGATGIRIYKNEEVKGAIKKALEIEGPVIIDCIIDSEENVFPMVPAGASLRQMIGGMA, encoded by the coding sequence ATGAATAAAGAGAAAATGATAGATAAAAAGAAATTAAGTGGAGCAGAAATTCTAATTAAAGCTTTAAAGGGAAAGGATATAAAAGTAATATTTGGTTATCCTGGGGGAGCTGTTATAGATATATTTAACCTTCTTTACGATACTGACATAGATTTTTACCTAACTAGACATGAACAAGGTGCAGTGCATGCTGCAGACGGGTATGCAAGAGCTTCTGGGAAACCTGGAGTTTGCATAGCCACATCTGGTCCTGGGGCAACTAATCTTGTCACAGGGATAGCGACTGCGTATATGGATTCAATTCCAATTGTTGCTATTACTGGCCAGGTACCTACGAGTTTAATAGGAAACGATGCTTTTCAAGAGGTAGATACAACAGGGATAACAAGAGCTATTACAAAGCATAACTATCTAGTAAAGGACATTGATGAATTTGCTCAAATTATAGAAGAAGCATTTTATATTGCCACAACAGGTCGCCCCGGACCCGTATTAATTGATATCCCTAAGGACATTCAGCAAGGAAAGACCTCCAAAATAGAGAGTGGGCCAATTAATATACCAGGTTATAAACCAACTCTTGTAGGGAATATGAAACAAATAAAAAAGGCAGCCGAATTTATTGAGAAAGCCAAGAAACCAGTTATTTATGCTGGAGGAGGAATTATTACCTCTGGAGCTTCAGAGCTTTTAATAAAATTTGCAGAAAAGATTAATACTCCTGTCACTACAACTTTGTTAGGATTAGGAGGCTTTCCAGGAACACACGAACTTTTCCTTGGAATGCTTGGGATGCACGGGACTCAATATGCAAATTACGCCATTATGGAATCGGACCTCATTATAGCTATAGGAGCACGTTTTGATGATAGAGTCACAGGGAAAATTTCTGAATTTGCTCCCCATGCAAAGATTATTCATATTGATATAGATCCTGCTTCTGTTGGTAAGAATGTCAGAGTTGATATACCAATTGTTGGAGATGCAAAATTGGTTCTCAAAGATCTTTTAAAAGTCGTAAAACCCAAAAAAAACGAGGATTGGCTAAAAGTTGTAAACGCTTGGAAAGAGAAATATCCTCTCCGATATGAAAAAAAACCAAATGTGGTTTCTCCTCAATATGTGGTGGAGTGTATAAGAGATATTACGAAAGGAAATGCTATTATAGCTACGGAAGTGGGACAAAATCAGATGTGGGTTGCTCAATATTACAAGTTTGATAAACCAAGAACCCTTCTTACCTCTGGGGGGCTTGGAACAATGGGTTACGGTTTTCCTGCAGCTATAGGAGCAAAAATTGCAAGACCTGAATTACCAGTCTTTGATATTGCAGGAGATGGAAGTATTCAAATGAATATTCAGGAACTCGCAACAGCGGTTACAAAAAATATTGGAGTTAAAATTGTTATCTTAAATAACGGTTACTTAGGCATGGTTAGACAATGGCAAGAATTATTCTATAATAAAAGATATGCAGCTACGTGCCTCAAAACAGGAGCCTTGAATCCTAATAAATGCAAGAAAGTAGAAATGCCTCTTGAATATTCTCCTGATTTTGTTAAGCTTGCAGAAGCTTACGGGGCTACGGGGATAAGAATCTATAAGAATGAAGAAGTAAAAGGAGCTATTAAAAAAGCTTTAGAGATAGAAGGTCCTGTTATAATAGACTGCATAATTGATAGTGAAGAAAATGTTTTCCCGATGGTTCCTGCTGGAGCTTCTCTAAGACAAATGATAGGAGGAATGGCATAA